Proteins encoded together in one Miscanthus floridulus cultivar M001 chromosome 16, ASM1932011v1, whole genome shotgun sequence window:
- the LOC136513662 gene encoding subtilisin-chymotrypsin inhibitor-2B-like — MSSTATAAPECGGPKTSWPEVVGLSVEEAKKVILKDKPDADIVVLPTGSPVTMDYRPNRVRIFVDTVAQTPHVG; from the coding sequence ATGAGCTCCACGGCGACGGCGGCACCGGAGTGCGGCGGCCCCAAGACGTCGTGGCCGGAGGTGGTCGGGCTCagcgtggaggaagccaagaaggtgaTCCTCAAGGACAAGCCCGATGCCGACATCGTCGTGCTGCCCACCGGCTCGCCTGTGACCATGGATTACCGCCCCAACCGCGTCCGCATCTTCGTCGACACCGTCGCCCAGACGCCCCATGTCGGCTGA
- the LOC136513728 gene encoding subtilisin-chymotrypsin inhibitor-2B-like, which translates to MHSSLNQQQYKNQHNKPYIYRLYHTATASSADLAIRSSRPETTMSSTAAAPECGGAKTSWPELVGLSVEEAKKAILKDKPDADIVVLPVGSIVTADYRPDRVRIFVDTVAEAPHVG; encoded by the exons ATGCATAGCTCTCTTAACCAGCAGCAGTACAAGAATCAGCATAACAAGCCATATATATATCGTCTTTACCACACC GCCACAGCATCATCAGCTGATCTAGCTATTCGCAGTTCGCGACCGGAGACGACCATGAGCTCCACGGCGGCGGCACCGGAGTGCGGCGGCGCCAAGACGTCGTGGCCGGAGTTGGTGGGGCTCagcgtggaggaagccaagaaggcgaTCCTCAAGGACAAGCCCGACGCGGACATCGTCGTGCTGCCCGTCGGCTCGATTGTGACCGCGGATTATCGCCCCGACCGCGTCCGCATCTTCGTCGACACCGTCGCCGAGGCGCCCCATGTCGGATGA